The Microbacterium sp. LWO12-1.2 genome includes a window with the following:
- a CDS encoding SDR family NAD(P)-dependent oxidoreductase, translating into MALTAHSTIGDWLNDPTGGPLIRSLFEKTGADPELLTPVLGLPLQQLVAMSQGAMPQSIVDDLVRAANGGEIPADDETSGWTEKPTAGRFSGKTVIVTGAASGIGKATASRIAREGGRVIASDIAAEKLDALKAELPDADIVTVPGDLTQQDAIDAVLAAAGDRIDGLANVAGINDDFSPAGETTDAVWDRVIAINLTAPFKLMRAVLPIMEAAGRGSILNVSSEAGLRGNSSGNAYTASKHGIIGVTKSAAFMYGPKGIRVNSVAPGGVATGIPMPPNMSEYGSGRLAPFQQAIPTVATAEHLAASITFLLSDDAVNINGAILASDGGWSVQ; encoded by the coding sequence ATGGCCCTCACCGCTCACTCCACCATCGGCGACTGGCTGAACGACCCCACGGGCGGTCCGCTCATCCGCAGCCTCTTCGAGAAGACGGGCGCCGACCCCGAACTGCTCACCCCGGTGCTGGGCCTCCCGCTGCAGCAGCTCGTCGCGATGAGCCAGGGCGCGATGCCGCAGTCCATCGTCGACGACCTCGTGCGCGCAGCCAACGGCGGCGAGATCCCCGCGGATGACGAGACCTCCGGCTGGACCGAGAAGCCCACCGCCGGACGCTTCTCCGGCAAGACCGTCATCGTCACGGGGGCGGCATCCGGCATCGGCAAGGCCACGGCATCCCGCATCGCCCGCGAAGGCGGACGCGTGATCGCCAGCGACATCGCCGCCGAGAAGCTCGACGCCCTCAAGGCGGAGCTGCCGGATGCCGACATCGTCACGGTCCCCGGCGACCTCACCCAGCAGGACGCGATCGACGCCGTGCTCGCCGCCGCCGGCGACCGCATCGACGGCCTCGCCAACGTCGCCGGCATCAACGACGACTTCTCCCCCGCAGGCGAGACGACGGATGCCGTCTGGGACCGCGTCATCGCGATCAACCTCACCGCCCCGTTCAAGCTCATGCGCGCCGTGCTTCCGATCATGGAGGCAGCCGGCCGCGGCTCGATCCTTAACGTCTCGAGCGAAGCGGGCCTGCGCGGCAACTCCTCGGGCAACGCCTACACCGCCAGCAAGCACGGCATCATCGGCGTCACGAAGTCCGCGGCGTTCATGTATGGGCCGAAGGGCATCCGCGTGAACTCCGTCGCCCCCGGCGGCGTGGCCACCGGCATCCCGATGCCCCCGAACATGTCTGAGTACGGCTCGGGCCGACTGGCTCCGTTCCAGCAGGCGATCCCGACCGTCGCGACCGCGGAGCACCTCGCCGCGTCGATCACGTTCCTGCTGTCGGACGATGCAGTGAACATCAACGGCGCCATCCTCGCCTCCGACGGCGGATGGTCGGTGCAGTAG
- a CDS encoding DUF4188 domain-containing protein: MSKIIPGRMTHRHEGELVVFHIGMQINRWWRPDLWLPPFLAMPRMLRELSIDTDSGMLGFRLLFGAGGPYVVQYWSSIDKLYAYASNPSQEHRPAWTRFNKMARKAPGAVGIWHETFLIDTAESVYASTKPMGLAKATELVEVPRRQDRAQARFADGRTVAKNG; the protein is encoded by the coding sequence ATGTCGAAGATCATCCCGGGCCGCATGACCCACCGCCACGAAGGCGAACTCGTCGTGTTCCACATCGGGATGCAGATCAACCGCTGGTGGCGCCCCGACCTCTGGTTGCCGCCCTTCCTCGCCATGCCGCGGATGCTGCGCGAGCTCTCCATCGACACAGACTCGGGCATGCTCGGCTTCCGCCTGCTCTTCGGCGCCGGCGGACCCTACGTGGTGCAGTACTGGTCATCGATCGACAAGCTCTACGCCTACGCATCCAACCCGTCGCAGGAGCACCGTCCTGCCTGGACCCGCTTCAACAAGATGGCGCGCAAGGCTCCGGGAGCAGTCGGCATCTGGCACGAGACCTTCCTCATCGACACCGCCGAGAGCGTGTACGCATCGACGAAGCCGATGGGTTTGGCGAAGGCGACGGAGCTCGTCGAGGTCCCACGGCGTCAGGATCGGGCGCAGGCGCGGTTTGCGGATGGGCGGACGGTTGCCAAGAACGGGTAA
- a CDS encoding TetR/AcrR family transcriptional regulator: MPRPRSERARQSVLEAMRAALTAGGYEAVTIEGLAESAGVSKQTIYRWWGSKAAILGEALVEGSVPGADVAVPMTSDLAADLRAWFSVMSAGLARPEGVALARALIEVTAADPALGLVLNERLAAPIREWVTERVVRGRVAGDVRADVDAAAIADQFIAMASYAALIGQPLSAERVEETVVRLLRGIGA; the protein is encoded by the coding sequence GTGCCTCGTCCTCGCAGCGAAAGAGCGCGCCAGTCCGTTCTGGAGGCGATGCGCGCCGCCCTGACCGCCGGAGGCTACGAGGCCGTGACGATCGAGGGGCTCGCGGAGTCCGCCGGGGTGTCGAAGCAGACGATCTACCGGTGGTGGGGGTCGAAGGCGGCGATCCTGGGGGAGGCGCTCGTCGAGGGTTCGGTGCCGGGGGCGGATGTCGCCGTGCCGATGACTTCGGATCTAGCGGCTGACCTGCGGGCGTGGTTCTCTGTGATGTCTGCGGGACTGGCGCGGCCCGAGGGTGTGGCGCTGGCGCGGGCGCTCATCGAGGTGACCGCCGCCGATCCCGCGTTGGGGCTCGTGCTGAACGAGCGGCTGGCCGCGCCGATTCGCGAGTGGGTGACGGAGCGGGTCGTGCGCGGACGTGTGGCCGGTGACGTGCGGGCGGACGTGGATGCTGCCGCGATCGCGGATCAATTCATCGCGATGGCGAGCTATGCCGCGCTGATCGGGCAGCCGTTGAGTGCCGAGCGGGTCGAGGAGACGGTGGTGCGGTTGTTGCGGGGGATTGGGGCGTAG
- a CDS encoding DUF262 domain-containing protein has product MKAVDANLLELLKKSERFVVPIYQRVYSWGIAECAQLWTDIVRAGARNGLSNHFTGSIVYIEKDQGTTTSREPDLIIDGQQRVTTVTLLLAALAAHLDELPDDEREPVAGFAPQKIRGLYLTNPYESGDDFFKLMLSKRDKEALKAVVSNAPLPASDSRIIENHAFFIDQLSRADAETVIDVCRGLSKLVVVDVKLTRGTDDPQLVFESMNATGKRLSEADLIRNFVLMDLPPARQERLYEDYWFPMEKEFQGTNEPRFDEFVRHFLTVKTLSIPRLDEIYDAFKDYAAGQAEHGMTRDELVVELSRNASWFAAMALDNELDPLLAKRFRELDQLATVTYPFQLRLYADYADGHLSSAEFAELLDTIIAYLFRRAVCRIPTNSLNKTFATLAAAIDQQDYVGSVRGRLLTLPDYRRFPSDEEFKEALKSTDMYHLKRRGYFFRTMENHGRKEEVSTAEYTIEHIMPQNANHAWQEALGTDWETIHDRYLHTLGNLTLTGYNPEYSDRPFGEKRDMEGGFRESPLRLNHGLGQLDTWDATGIERRAERLAQQAVGIWARPSLSESEIDEYRRKFDDSRRFDWSMTHSILAAFPAGRWTSYNTLAEAVGTGAQALARHLMTCRDCENPYRVLTWDGRVANDFRWNDGDDHRDPAALLDSEGVQLSHGHADAEQQLTTDDLLELVGEGDS; this is encoded by the coding sequence TTGAAGGCTGTTGATGCCAATCTGTTGGAGCTGCTGAAGAAGAGTGAGCGGTTCGTCGTACCGATCTATCAGCGTGTCTACTCATGGGGCATCGCGGAATGCGCGCAATTGTGGACTGACATCGTTCGCGCAGGAGCGCGCAATGGGCTGAGCAACCATTTCACGGGCTCGATCGTCTACATCGAGAAAGATCAGGGGACTACGACTTCTCGGGAACCTGACCTGATCATCGACGGCCAGCAGCGCGTGACGACGGTGACGCTGCTTCTCGCTGCTCTCGCGGCACACCTCGACGAACTACCTGACGACGAGCGCGAGCCTGTCGCCGGTTTCGCTCCACAGAAGATCCGTGGCCTGTATCTGACGAACCCTTATGAGTCGGGCGATGACTTCTTCAAGCTGATGCTCTCGAAGCGAGACAAGGAAGCACTGAAGGCTGTCGTCAGTAATGCACCGCTGCCGGCGTCGGACTCGAGGATCATCGAGAACCACGCGTTCTTCATCGACCAGCTAAGCCGCGCAGACGCGGAGACGGTCATCGATGTCTGCCGCGGGCTCTCGAAGCTCGTCGTCGTGGATGTGAAACTCACCCGCGGCACTGACGACCCGCAGCTCGTCTTCGAGTCGATGAACGCGACCGGCAAACGACTCTCCGAGGCTGACTTGATCCGAAACTTCGTACTCATGGACCTTCCGCCAGCCCGGCAGGAACGTCTGTATGAGGACTACTGGTTCCCGATGGAGAAGGAGTTCCAGGGAACGAACGAGCCCCGATTCGACGAGTTCGTTCGCCACTTCCTGACGGTGAAGACGCTGAGCATCCCTCGGCTCGACGAGATCTATGACGCCTTCAAGGACTACGCTGCCGGACAGGCAGAGCACGGGATGACCCGCGACGAACTAGTCGTGGAGCTGAGCCGCAACGCAAGCTGGTTCGCTGCCATGGCGCTCGATAACGAGCTCGACCCGTTGCTGGCCAAGCGCTTCCGCGAGCTCGACCAACTGGCAACGGTCACGTACCCGTTCCAACTGCGACTCTATGCCGACTACGCGGACGGCCACCTGTCGAGTGCTGAGTTCGCGGAGCTCCTGGACACGATCATCGCCTATCTGTTCCGCCGAGCTGTGTGCCGGATTCCGACCAACAGCCTCAACAAGACTTTCGCGACCTTGGCCGCAGCAATCGACCAGCAGGACTACGTCGGAAGCGTGCGCGGACGCCTGCTCACGCTTCCGGACTACCGCCGATTCCCCAGCGATGAGGAGTTCAAGGAGGCTCTCAAGTCGACGGACATGTATCACCTGAAGCGGCGCGGCTACTTCTTCCGCACCATGGAGAACCATGGGCGGAAGGAAGAGGTATCGACGGCCGAGTACACGATCGAACACATCATGCCGCAGAACGCCAACCATGCATGGCAGGAAGCCCTGGGTACAGATTGGGAGACCATCCACGACCGGTACCTTCACACGTTGGGCAACCTGACCCTCACTGGTTACAACCCGGAGTACTCCGATCGGCCCTTCGGCGAGAAGCGAGACATGGAAGGTGGTTTCCGCGAGAGTCCCCTTCGTCTGAACCACGGTCTCGGACAATTGGACACTTGGGACGCCACAGGGATTGAGCGGCGCGCGGAGCGCTTGGCCCAACAAGCCGTCGGGATTTGGGCGCGTCCGTCACTCTCGGAGTCCGAGATCGATGAGTATCGACGAAAGTTCGATGACTCGCGCCGGTTCGACTGGTCAATGACCCATTCGATCCTCGCCGCATTCCCCGCGGGGCGATGGACGAGTTACAACACGCTTGCCGAAGCAGTCGGCACGGGAGCGCAAGCACTGGCTCGTCATCTCATGACCTGTCGAGACTGTGAGAACCCATACCGCGTGCTCACTTGGGACGGGAGAGTCGCGAACGACTTCAGGTGGAATGACGGTGATGACCACCGTGACCCGGCTGCCCTGCTCGACTCCGAAGGTGTGCAGCTCTCCCATGGACACGCAGACGCCGAGCAGCAGCTGACGACCGACGATCTCTTGGAGCTAGTCGGGGAGGGTGACTCCTGA
- a CDS encoding M1 family metallopeptidase — MLRLTSPARRRMLATLPVTALLAGSLLVTSVPAAAADGPIDGPRTSGDAMFPNVGNGGYDALNYDVSLAWSPTGVADGLITGDITTATTTMTARALEPLRSFSLDFEGMTISAVTVNGTPATWERDIDADAVKYKLIVTPATAVEGEFTVAVTYSGTPVRHVDTDGSYEGWNGTNDGAILLGQPIGMMAGFPHNNTPGDKATYTISVDAPSVLANASEVTGDAAVASNGELQSKTVSGDRTTWVWRQDKQMASELVVIAIGRFDVIEGSITLTDGRSIPSWSFMDSGLSDGNKTTIRNRVTQLETITRNLESIYGPYPGNSTGVIVDSVPSGVNYALETQDRSFFPSASSVNGSTLIHELVHQWYGDNIAPTTWTDIWIGEGMATWGPTHYSSAAGFGSGASTEQTYYSSWNRTASSSANWNTPPGAQTASEDLYGYQTYTRSAQFWEALKISIGDDAFFTLIKEWQTRFAGQSRTAADLKALAEEISGRDITALWNDWILEPGKPAWPDKLSLALTDAGADPLAVGDTVTYTATATNTGRVALASSVVTIDLSELLTRATLDAVPTGATLDGTTLTWNVPVGTAPEATAELTFSATVTDDAPGGAFPVTARVATLGGTCDSCVAEANVMQVLAPTTAPTITGKAVVGQTLTASSEGWPEGTELSYEWAIDGEPVVSTARAADPATTFTIPASALGARISVTVTGSLTGFRTGSATSAATAAVVAAAVPGDGGTPGTGGVTAPGDDQLSSTGGDLPIGGILIGMVLLSLGGAFVAMRRRRGIDAP, encoded by the coding sequence ATGCTCCGACTGACCTCCCCCGCCCGTCGGCGAATGCTCGCGACCCTCCCGGTCACCGCGCTGCTCGCCGGTTCCCTGCTCGTCACCTCCGTCCCCGCCGCCGCAGCCGACGGCCCGATCGATGGCCCCCGCACCTCCGGCGACGCAATGTTCCCGAACGTCGGCAACGGCGGCTACGACGCCCTGAACTACGACGTTTCTCTCGCCTGGAGCCCGACCGGCGTCGCCGACGGCCTCATCACCGGCGACATCACGACGGCCACCACCACCATGACCGCACGGGCACTCGAGCCGCTGCGCAGCTTCTCGCTCGACTTCGAGGGCATGACCATCTCGGCGGTCACCGTCAACGGCACCCCCGCCACGTGGGAGCGCGACATCGATGCGGATGCGGTGAAGTACAAGCTCATCGTCACCCCGGCCACCGCGGTCGAGGGCGAGTTCACGGTGGCGGTCACGTACAGCGGAACCCCCGTGCGCCACGTCGACACCGACGGCAGCTACGAGGGCTGGAACGGCACGAACGACGGAGCGATCCTGCTCGGACAGCCGATCGGCATGATGGCCGGCTTCCCGCACAACAACACCCCGGGCGACAAGGCGACCTACACGATCTCGGTCGACGCGCCCTCAGTGCTCGCGAACGCTTCCGAGGTCACCGGTGACGCGGCCGTCGCCAGCAACGGCGAGCTGCAGTCGAAGACCGTCTCCGGTGACCGCACGACCTGGGTGTGGCGTCAGGACAAGCAGATGGCCTCCGAGCTCGTGGTCATCGCGATCGGCCGCTTCGACGTGATCGAGGGTTCGATCACGCTGACGGATGGCCGCAGCATCCCCTCGTGGTCGTTCATGGACTCCGGCCTCAGCGACGGTAACAAGACCACGATCCGCAACCGGGTCACTCAGCTCGAGACCATCACCCGCAACCTCGAGTCGATCTACGGCCCCTACCCGGGCAACAGCACCGGCGTGATCGTCGACAGCGTGCCCAGCGGCGTGAACTACGCACTCGAGACGCAGGACCGATCCTTCTTCCCGAGCGCCAGTTCGGTCAACGGCAGCACGCTCATCCACGAGCTCGTGCACCAGTGGTACGGCGACAACATCGCCCCCACCACGTGGACCGACATCTGGATCGGCGAAGGCATGGCCACCTGGGGCCCGACGCACTACAGCAGCGCGGCCGGCTTCGGCAGCGGCGCGAGCACCGAGCAGACCTACTACTCCTCCTGGAACCGCACGGCCTCGAGCAGCGCGAACTGGAACACCCCTCCCGGCGCGCAGACCGCCTCGGAAGACCTCTACGGCTATCAGACCTACACCCGCAGCGCGCAGTTCTGGGAAGCGCTGAAGATCTCCATCGGTGACGACGCCTTCTTCACGCTGATCAAGGAATGGCAGACCCGCTTCGCCGGCCAGAGTCGCACCGCCGCCGACCTCAAGGCCCTCGCCGAAGAGATCTCCGGCCGCGACATCACCGCCCTGTGGAACGACTGGATCCTCGAGCCCGGCAAGCCCGCCTGGCCCGACAAGCTCTCGCTCGCTCTGACGGATGCCGGAGCCGACCCGCTCGCGGTCGGCGACACCGTGACGTACACGGCAACGGCCACCAACACCGGCCGCGTGGCACTGGCGTCGTCGGTCGTCACGATCGACCTGAGCGAGCTGCTGACCCGCGCCACGCTCGACGCCGTCCCGACCGGGGCAACGCTCGACGGCACCACCCTGACCTGGAACGTTCCGGTCGGCACGGCTCCGGAAGCCACGGCCGAGCTCACCTTCAGCGCGACCGTGACCGACGACGCCCCCGGCGGCGCGTTCCCGGTCACCGCCCGCGTCGCCACCCTCGGCGGCACGTGCGACAGCTGCGTCGCCGAGGCCAACGTCATGCAGGTGCTCGCGCCGACCACGGCTCCGACCATCACCGGCAAGGCCGTCGTCGGGCAGACACTGACCGCGAGCTCCGAGGGGTGGCCCGAGGGCACGGAGCTCAGCTACGAGTGGGCGATCGACGGCGAACCCGTCGTGAGCACGGCTCGTGCCGCAGACCCCGCCACCACGTTCACGATCCCCGCGAGCGCGCTCGGTGCACGCATCTCGGTCACCGTGACCGGATCACTGACCGGATTCCGCACGGGCTCCGCCACGAGCGCGGCCACTGCGGCCGTCGTCGCGGCGGCTGTCCCCGGTGACGGCGGCACACCTGGCACGGGCGGGGTCACGGCTCCGGGAGACGACCAGCTCAGCTCCACGGGTGGTGACCTGCCGATCGGCGGCATCCTCATCGGCATGGTGCTGCTGTCGCTCGGTGGCGCGTTCGTCGCGATGCGTCGCCGTCGCGGCATCGACGCCCCGTAA
- a CDS encoding MalY/PatB family protein — protein MAESFLSHPFDARSRVQLDRPHSRKWSLHPGTIGAWVAEMDFGVAPVIAEALGRAVADENLGYLSPPVAAELSEATSDWMRDEYGWAVDPERVHHVADVMAALGVAVREYSPSGSAVIVPTPAYMPFLTYLPSIGHPVIEVPGVAVDGRWQHDLERIDEAFAAGARTLVLCNPHNPTGTVAGREELEAIAEIVERHGGRVFADEIHAPLRFDRAPFIPYASISDAAAGHTVTGTSASKAWNIAGLKTAQLITSNDADQELYREFGFAVHHGASTLGVVASTAAYRHGKPWLDEVIGYLDGSRRQLASLVEQHLPGALYRIPEATYIGWIDVSALGIDGPPAEFFREQADVVLTEGRLLGHGYKDYVRIVFATPRPILEEAFVAMGDAVRRRG, from the coding sequence ATGGCCGAGTCCTTCCTGTCCCATCCCTTCGACGCCCGTTCGAGGGTGCAGCTCGATCGCCCGCACAGCCGCAAGTGGAGCCTGCATCCGGGCACGATCGGCGCCTGGGTCGCGGAGATGGACTTCGGGGTCGCTCCGGTGATCGCCGAGGCCCTGGGCCGCGCTGTCGCCGACGAGAACCTCGGTTACCTGTCGCCCCCGGTCGCGGCGGAGCTCAGCGAGGCGACATCCGATTGGATGCGTGACGAGTACGGGTGGGCGGTCGACCCTGAGCGTGTGCATCATGTCGCGGATGTCATGGCCGCACTGGGTGTGGCCGTGCGGGAGTACTCGCCCTCCGGATCGGCCGTGATCGTGCCCACCCCGGCCTACATGCCGTTCCTGACATATCTGCCGTCGATCGGGCATCCGGTAATCGAGGTCCCGGGCGTCGCGGTCGACGGGCGCTGGCAGCACGACCTGGAACGCATCGATGAGGCCTTCGCCGCCGGGGCGCGGACGCTCGTGCTGTGCAACCCGCACAACCCCACCGGCACGGTCGCCGGTCGGGAGGAGCTCGAGGCGATCGCCGAGATAGTGGAGCGGCACGGCGGACGGGTGTTCGCCGACGAGATCCACGCGCCGCTGCGCTTCGACCGGGCACCGTTCATCCCTTATGCCTCCATTTCGGATGCCGCGGCCGGCCACACCGTCACGGGGACCAGCGCCTCGAAGGCCTGGAACATCGCGGGGCTCAAGACCGCGCAGTTGATCACGTCGAACGATGCCGACCAGGAGCTGTATCGAGAGTTCGGCTTCGCGGTGCACCACGGTGCGTCGACGCTCGGAGTCGTGGCATCGACCGCCGCGTACCGGCACGGAAAGCCCTGGCTCGACGAGGTGATCGGGTACCTCGACGGGTCGCGCCGGCAGCTGGCGTCGCTCGTGGAGCAGCACCTGCCCGGTGCCCTGTATCGCATTCCCGAAGCGACATACATCGGCTGGATCGACGTCAGCGCACTCGGCATCGACGGGCCTCCGGCGGAGTTCTTCCGCGAGCAGGCCGACGTCGTGCTCACCGAGGGCCGGTTACTCGGCCACGGATACAAGGACTACGTGCGCATCGTGTTCGCGACTCCGCGGCCGATCCTGGAAGAGGCCTTCGTCGCCATGGGCGATGCTGTGCGAAGGCGCGGGTAG
- a CDS encoding type II toxin-antitoxin system death-on-curing family toxin encodes MAREMTAASLAREAELEVDDVLLLIWEVGIEYPTTPTSLIRPGDHDRARDAVGITPVRRRLLISYWIDLLGLTPTEFRAWAAQVGVAIPDGARKLPKGALRKIERSERSRTARDERKVKADPPRVELQPFEWRPVGLARDTIRHLSSDEVEAIHFQIAADFAGSSDPIAPAGVRSHDLLESAATRPHTAVFGERKYPTVEMACAAITHSLVHNHPFHNGNKRTALVSMLVSLDENGMSLVSSQEDVFKWILRVASHRLGAERFDADRHDVEVLLMSQWISQNSRRTESGERVITFATLRRRLHALGCTVSISSNRGGRAIVDRTVEIDVPRLIGKRTKVERRRAWLPYGGDGRQVSRGRIKDMRRELHLSDEYGVDSAAFYGTDDRPVDDFIAIYRKTLQRLARL; translated from the coding sequence GTGGCTAGGGAGATGACAGCAGCTTCGCTCGCCAGAGAGGCCGAGCTTGAAGTTGACGACGTCCTGTTGTTGATCTGGGAAGTCGGAATCGAGTACCCGACGACTCCTACTTCGTTGATACGACCAGGAGACCATGATCGGGCACGTGACGCGGTCGGTATCACGCCCGTAAGACGCCGATTGTTGATCTCCTACTGGATCGACTTACTCGGCTTGACGCCGACGGAGTTTCGGGCCTGGGCGGCGCAGGTCGGAGTTGCGATCCCCGACGGCGCGCGAAAACTCCCCAAGGGTGCGTTGAGAAAGATCGAGCGTAGCGAACGCTCACGCACAGCACGCGACGAGAGGAAGGTAAAAGCGGATCCTCCTCGCGTGGAGCTACAACCGTTCGAGTGGCGCCCCGTTGGACTCGCGCGGGACACCATTCGGCATCTCTCATCGGACGAAGTGGAAGCGATTCACTTCCAAATCGCTGCGGATTTCGCTGGAAGCAGCGATCCCATAGCGCCCGCAGGCGTCCGAAGCCATGACCTTCTTGAGAGCGCAGCGACACGCCCGCATACGGCTGTCTTCGGCGAGAGAAAATACCCCACAGTCGAGATGGCGTGCGCAGCAATCACCCACTCTCTCGTGCATAACCATCCCTTCCACAACGGCAACAAGCGAACCGCCCTCGTCTCCATGCTTGTCTCGCTGGACGAGAACGGGATGTCTTTGGTGTCCTCCCAGGAGGATGTCTTCAAATGGATCCTTCGCGTTGCATCTCATCGCCTTGGCGCCGAACGGTTCGACGCAGATCGTCATGACGTGGAAGTCCTACTCATGTCCCAATGGATTTCCCAGAACTCCAGACGGACCGAGAGTGGCGAACGCGTCATCACCTTCGCCACGTTGCGGCGCCGACTCCATGCACTCGGCTGCACCGTCTCAATATCGAGCAATCGAGGGGGCCGAGCAATCGTCGATCGGACCGTTGAGATCGATGTTCCACGCTTGATCGGGAAGCGTACAAAAGTCGAGCGGCGGCGCGCCTGGCTGCCATACGGCGGCGACGGGAGACAGGTTTCGCGGGGTCGAATAAAGGACATGCGCCGCGAGCTCCATCTTTCCGACGAGTACGGTGTCGACTCCGCCGCGTTCTACGGCACCGATGATCGCCCTGTGGACGATTTCATCGCCATCTATCGGAAGACCCTTCAGCGTCTAGCAAGGCTGTGA